AGAATTAGAACTGCCAGCACAGCTACAAGCCGAAACTATGCAAATCTGGCGTTATGAATTAGCGAATATGCACTCACTTTGGTGAAAATTTTGCACCCGCAGTATATTCAATTAAATTACCCGTAAACACTACCTTAGTTCAGAAAACATCCCTGAAGATTAAATTTTAATCGCTTTCAGCGAGTATTATTGCCAGCCTAAACCAGTTATCTTAAAGGTACCACAAGCGCTTGTGGAATAGACGAATGAGGATATTTCACAATGAACTTAGAACATGATTTGACAACTGGTTTTACTTTGGCTTGGAAAGAGCAACGCTTAATTTTTGGTGCATTAAAGCGTGCCGGAGTTTATCGAAGTAATTATTTATATGAGGATTTAGTTCAAGAAGGCTATTTGACTTATGCCTTAACTTGGTCTAATTCGCATTTAACTGGAGAAGAGTTTAATCATTATGTTTTTCAACGGATTGTTTGGCGCACACTTGACTTGTTGCGGCACGAACGTTATCGCCAAGAGCATAGTGATGTTGATGAGTTAATGATTAACGATGAACAAGTAGGAGAGCCCTTATTTTGGGATGTACAAGTTCAAGAATTATTGCCACAATTAACGGCAGTAGAACAACAAATCTTGTTTAAACATTTATTGCAAGAACAAAAGCTATCTCTATTGGCTATTAATCTGGGGGTAACGCCACGTTATTTGCGAAAAGTGCGCACGCAATTACGCGCGAAATTACGCCCACTACTAGGAAGAGAATAATCAATATTGCACATCTATTTTATCTAATGCTATAATCTGCCTGTGAGGTTGAAATGAAGAGTAAACATATAATTAGATATATTATAATTTTAATATTGACGTTAACAGCGATGACTGGTTGTAAACAAGCCAAACCTTTGAACCAGCAAGTTGCTCAAAGCAACGCTAATTGGTATTTATATCAGGGGGATGCCAATGGCCGAGGTAATTTAATGCAGTTGCATTTTTATAGTGATCAAACTGTTAGCGTTAAAACCATTTCGTGGTTTAATCGGAAGTCAGGGGCTAATCTTTTGAATTCTTCTTTTGGCAATCCGACTTATCGACTTAACAAAGATGGTAAAGAGATTATTATTAATACTACTCCGCCACGCATGGTAATAGCTCTGAAAAATAGTTATCAAGAGACTATTCATGGTTATACATTAAAAGGCTATACTGTCACTTATCAAGGCAATAAATGGAAACTTGGGAAAATCACGCATACTAATGCCAAGGTAGCGCAAGCTTATCAGAAAAAGCATCGCCACCATCAAGCAATCAAGGTCGCAGCTTCTGATAAGTTGGGTTCCACTTTGATGAAACATGTGGTTGATCCTAATCAAGTAAAAGCTGCCAAAACAGCTCAATTAGATGGTAAGTCCATTGCTGGTGAGTATAATTACCGCGCGATGCAAGCTAATAGTCGAGTGTACGGACATTTATCAATTGCGGAAAATGGCATTTTTACTAATACGGTTTATATTCATGCACCACAAAGCAAAGATAATCCAGATGTAGATAATCCTGTCATCATGCAGCAGCAAACTTTATCTGGTTATTTAACCAGTTTGTATGGCAAGCTTTACTTTAAACCGCTAAACTTATTAAAGATTAGCTACTTTACAGGTGGACAAAACATTGATAATCCAGCTATTAAGGCTATCAATTTAGCTACTGATACTAAAAAGTATGGTAACAATATTGAGCAAAAGCGTTGGCGCTTAGAATGGGGGAAAAATGATCTTTTATTATATAATAAAGATTTTCAACCTTGGGCAAGTGCTGATGAAGGAGATGAAGTAGCTATTCATCTACATTCTACCGAACAAAGTACCCCGAAATTGCCAGAGCAATATAATCAAATTTATCAACATTATTTGAATTTGCAAAAGCAACCAGTGGCTTCTAATGCAGATTTGCGTCAATATGTTGCTGCAGTAGCAAGCAAACATCATAGTGCTATTGCGGGCATCGGGGTCAACATTAATGGTAAATTTAGTATTACGCAGCCGGCTAGTAATTATTTAGGCGTTGACCGTTCTGGGCAAAAGCAAGCCCCGATGCAATATCTAGCATTAATGGAACCAGCGGTTTTACAAGAAAAAAAGAA
The nucleotide sequence above comes from Bombilactobacillus bombi. Encoded proteins:
- a CDS encoding sigma-70 family RNA polymerase sigma factor, encoding MNLEHDLTTGFTLAWKEQRLIFGALKRAGVYRSNYLYEDLVQEGYLTYALTWSNSHLTGEEFNHYVFQRIVWRTLDLLRHERYRQEHSDVDELMINDEQVGEPLFWDVQVQELLPQLTAVEQQILFKHLLQEQKLSLLAINLGVTPRYLRKVRTQLRAKLRPLLGRE